The Streptomyces sp. TLI_105 DNA segment CGAGGACGGCGCGCGCGTCGCCGAGGACTTCTACACGGAGACCTGCCGGCGCATCGAGGAGTTGCCCGCCGGGCTCGAAGCCCCCGAGCGCGAGCGGCTGGCCGAACTGCTCGGCCGGGTCGTCCAGGACAACGAGGTCCCGGTCGTCTTCGTCGACCCGGCCTGAGCCGTACGGACGGCCCCGCTCAGGGCGTCGACTGGAGCAGGGCGAGCGTGGACTCCAGCTCCTTCCGCGTCAGGCGCGCGGCCTCCTCCGGGTCGCCCGTCTCCACCGCCCGGACCACGTCGGCGTGGGCGTCCTCGCCGTGCCGCAGGTCCGCGCCCCGCAGCCCGAGCAGGTCCAGGAGCTCGATCAGGCCCTCGCGGAGCACCGGTGCGAACTCCCCGAACAGATCGGTCAGGACCGGGTTGCGGGCCGAGGCCACGATCGTCGCGTGCAGGGCGATGTCGGCGTCCACGAAGGCCGCGTCGTCGCCCTCGGCGGCCACCCGCCGCCCGTCCAGCGCCTCCCGCATCGCCGTCACGTCCTCCTCGGTCCGGCGCAGCGCCGCGAGGCGCGCCGCCTCCACCTCGACCAGCATTCGCACCTCGTACACGTCCGTCACCGCCGCCCTGCGCAGGCGGGCCGGCCAGTCCTCCGTCGGCCGGGTCGCGGTCACGAAGACGCCCGCGCCCTGCCGGGGCTGCACGAGCCCCGCGCCCGCCAGGGCCCGCAGCGCCTCGCGGACCGTGGAGCGCCCCACGCCCAGCTCCTTGGCGAGCGTCGTCTCCCCGGGGAGTTTCGTGCCGACCGGCCAGTGACCCCGGACGATCTGCTCGCGCAGCCGCTCGGCCGCCTGCTCGACCAGGGGGCTGGGACGAAGGGCA contains these protein-coding regions:
- a CDS encoding FadR/GntR family transcriptional regulator, whose translation is MPLGALRPSPLVEQAAERLREQIVRGHWPVGTKLPGETTLAKELGVGRSTVREALRALAGAGLVQPRQGAGVFVTATRPTEDWPARLRRAAVTDVYEVRMLVEVEAARLAALRRTEEDVTAMREALDGRRVAAEGDDAAFVDADIALHATIVASARNPVLTDLFGEFAPVLREGLIELLDLLGLRGADLRHGEDAHADVVRAVETGDPEEAARLTRKELESTLALLQSTP